The Chloroflexota bacterium genome includes the window GGAGCTCGCCGGCCACGAGGTCGGAGCCATCGGTCCGAGCCTTCATGAAGTTCATGGCCGGTGACCCGATGAACCCGGCCACGAAGACGTTGGCCGGATGGTCATACAGCTGCTGGGGGGTGCCGACCTGCTGGAGGACACCATCCTTCATGACCGCGATCCTGTCACCCATGGTCATGGCCTCGACCTGGTCGTGGGTGACGTAGATCACCGTGGTCTTGAGCCGCTGGTGGAGGCGCAGGATTTCGGCCCGGGTCTGGACCCGGAGCTTGGCGTCGAGATTCGACAGCGGCTCATCCATCAGGAAGACCTGCGGCTCGCGCACGATCGCCCGGCCCAGGGCCACCCGCTGCCGCTGGCCGCCCGAGAGCGCCTTGGGCTTGCGGTCGAGCAATCGCTCCATGTCCAGGATGGCGGCCGCCTCCCGGACGCGCCGGTCGATCTCGGCCTTCGGAACCTTCCGCAGCTTCAGGCCAAAGGCCAGGTTGTCATAGACCGACATGTGCGGGTACAGCGCGTAGCTCTGGAACACCATGGCGATGTCACGGTCCTTGGGCGCGACGTCGTTGACGACCCGCTCGCCAATCAGCAACCGGCCATCGCTGATCGTTTCGAGCCCGGCCACGCACCGCAGCGCGGTCGTCTTACCGCATCCCGACGGGCCGACCAGGACCAGGAACTCCCCGTCGCTGACCTCGAGGTTGAAGTCCTGAACGGCCACCATCTCATCGGTGAATCGCTTGGTGATGTGGTCGAACGTGACGGTCGCCAATGGTGTGATCCTGGGTGGGGTGGGCGACGATTATCGTCTGCTCGGATGCGTCTGGCTACCCCGTCCGACGAGTCTCAGTCGGAGATGGCCCACATGATGAAGCCGGTTACGAAGAAGCCACTCAGGAGCCCCACGAAGGCGGCCGCACCGAAAGGCCCCTCCCCTTCTACTGTCGGGAACACGGTGTTGATGACGGCCAGGCCGACGACCATGTAGCCCAGCCACAGCGCGCTGGACACCACCGCCAGGATCACCTTGCGGGAGCGCGTCCAGAAGGGGGTGCGGGTCATGCGTGGCGCATCCTACTCGTCCTCGCCGGCCCCCGACTGCTCGCGGATGGTGGCCACGATTCCCGCGTCGGCGAGGGTCGTGACGTCCCCCAGGACCCGCTGCTCGGCGATGTCGCGCAGCAGGCGGCGCATGATCTTGCCCGATCGGGTCTTCGGCAGGTCCGGGGTGAACAGCACCTGCTTGGGTCGCGCCAGCTTGCCGATCACGGTGGCCACGTGCTCGCGCAGCTCCTCGCCCAGCTCCTCGGACGGCTCATGGCCGACGCGCAGGATGACGTAGCTGAAGATGGCCTGGCCGGTGATCGGGTCGGAGCGGCCCACGACCGCGGCCTCGGCCACGGACGGGTGGGAGACGAGGGCCGATTCCACTTCGGTGGTGCTGATCCGATGGCCGCTCACGTTCATGACGTCGTCCACCCGGCCCAGCAGCCAGAAGTAGCCCTCGCCGTCGCGCTTGCATCCGTCGCCGGCGAAGTAGCGGCCCGGGTAGCGGGTCCAGTACGTCTGGCGGTAGCGTTCCGGGTCGCCGTAGATGCCACGCAGCATGGCCGGCCACGGGCGATCCAGGACCAGGTAGCCGCCACCGCCCAGGGGCACGGAATTCCCCGCCTCATCCACCACGTCGGCCTTGACGCCCGGGAACGGGAAGGTGGCGCTCCCCGGCTTGAGGGTCGTGATCCCGGGCAGCGGGGTGATGAGGATCATCCCGGTCTCGGTCTGCCACCACGTGTCCACGATGGGGCAGCGCCCGCCCCCGATGTGCTGCCAGTACCAGGCCCAGGCCTCCGGGTTGATCGGCTCACCCACGCTGCCCAGCAGGCGCAGCGCGGACAAGTCGTCGTGCTCGAAGGCGGACGCGCCGTACTTCATCAAGGCCCGGATGGCCGTCGGGGCGGTGTACAGGATGGTGACCCCGTGGCGGGCTGCGATCTGGGCCCATCGGTCCTTGTCCGGGAAGTCGATGGCGCCCTCGTAGATGACACCGGTCGTGGCGTTGGCCAGGGGTCCGTACACGATGTACGAATGGCCGGTCACCCAGCCGATATCGGCCATGCACCAGTACACGTCGTCGGGCTGGATGTCGAAGATGTACCGATGGGTGCTGGCCGTCCCGACCAGGTAGCCGGCCGTGGTGTGCATGATCCCCTTCGGCTTGGCCGTGGTGCCGCTGGTGTACAGCAGGTACAGCAGGTCCTCGGCGTCCATGACCTCCGGCTCGGCGGTCGTGGGCTGGCGGGCGACCAGTTCGTGGTACCAGTGGTCGCGCCCGTCCTGCCATGCCACGTCCTGCGCGGTGCGACGGACGACGATGCAGTGCTTGACCGATGGCGAGCGGCCCATCGCGTCGTCGGCGTTGTCCTTGAGGGGCACGGTGGCGCCCTTGCGATAGCCGCCATCGGCCGTGATGACCGTCGTGCACTGGGCGTCATCCAGCCGTCCGGCCAGGGCATCGGCCGAGAAGCCGCCGAAGACGACGCTGTGCGGCGCGCCGATCCGGGCGCAGGCCAGCATCGCCACCGGCAGCTCGGGGATCATCGGCATGTAGATCGCCACCCGATCGCCCTTGCGCACCCCGAGCTCGCGGAGGGCATTCGCCATCTGGCACGTGTCAGCCAGCAGCTCCGCGTAGGTGATCGTCCGCTGGTCCCCCGGCTCGCCTTCCCAGTAGTAGGCCACCTTGGCGCCCAGGCCATTGGCCACGTGCCGGTCGAGACAGTTGGCGCTGACGTTCAGCTTGCCCCCGACGAACCACTCGGCGAACGGCGGATCCCACTGGAGAACCTGGCGCCACGGCGCGATCCAGTCGATCCGGCGCGACTCCTCGGCCCAGAAGGCCTCGAAGCCCTCGTCGGTGGCGGTGCGGGCGTAGATGTCCGGGTCGTTGGCGATGGCACGGGCCGTGAAAGCCGGTGGCGGCGGGAAGGTGCGGTCCTCGACGAGGAGGTTCTCGATGGTCGCGGCGTCGGCCGGTGGCTGGGTCGTGGCCATGTCCGCCGATTCTAGCCGTCCGCGCTCGGCGGGCGGTCGCGGACGGAGGAGATGAGGATGGCCCCGGCAACATAGGACGCGGCCATCACCACGAAGGCCGGGGCATAGCCCACCCCGGCCACGATTGTGCCGATGACGATGGCCCACAGCGCGCCAATCCCAAACGCGGCGGTGAAATAGATCGAGAACGCCACGTCGCGCAACGGGCCCACGGCCCGATCGGCCATGAAGGCCTGCAGGACCGGTCCCTCGCTGAAGACTGCCGTCCCGAAGGGGAGCAGCAGCGGGGCCAGGAACAGCAGGTTCCCGCCGGCCAGGACCACGGCCAGGATCCCCACCGCCGACAGGAGGTAGTACACGATCAGCGTCCGCCGCCGCCCGTATCGGTCAGACAGGATGCCGGCCAGGACCGGGCCCACCACTGCGCCCACCAGGAGCAGGGCGTACAGCCACAGGACCGTGTCATCGTCGATCCCCAGCGGACCTCGGAAGTACAGAAGCAGAAACGGCGCCGCGATGTCCAACCCACGCCCGCCGGCGGACACCACCGCCGCGCCCAGGATCCGCATCAGGTCGCCGCGGCCCAGGACCTCGCGCACCTGTCCAATCCAGCTCCCCGAGGCCCGCGCCTCGCGCCGGTAGGCCTGGTGGTCCTCGCGGATGAACCACAGGACCAGCACGCCGACCAGCAGCGGCGGGAGCCCGAACAGCAGGAGCGTGGTATTCCACCCCACCGCGGCCAGCAGCGCTCCGCCGATGAACGGCACAAGCACGGTTCCCACGTTGCCGCCCGCGATGTGGGTGCTGATCGCGAACCCGCGCCGTTCGGCGGGGTAGGCATCGGCCAGGATGCCGTTCCCGACCGGGTGCTGGGGGCTGGCCCCGATCCGCGCCGCGCTGATGGCCGCCAGCAGCTGCCCGACGGTCGACGCCAGCCCCGCCAGGACCAGGCTGAGGCCGAAGACGATCTGTCCGACCCCGATCAGGACGGGGCGTGCCACGTACCGGGTCAGCAGCCCATATGACAGCTGCATGCCACCGCCGACCGCGGTGGTGACCGCGATGAAGAGGCCGATGGCCGCCTCGTTGAGCCCGAACTCGTCGATGACCGCGATGTACACCAGCGGCATGAGGGCGGACTGCATGTGAATCAGGGAGTGGGCGAGCGCCAGCAGGCCCAGGGTCAAATTGGGACGGGGGGCGGGACCGCTCACTCGGCCGGCACGCCAAACGGCCGCTGTATGTCTGAGCGGAACACACCCAGGCCCCAGGCGGCCAGGACCAGGAAGATGGACGCCAACACGGCGCCCAGGACGAATCCGGCCGGTGGCCCCAACAGCTGGGCCACCCCGCCCGCGAAGAGCCCGCCGAGGGGTCCCGAACCGGCGAATACCGTGACGTACAGGGCCATCACCCGACCCCGCAGCGCGTCGGGCACGGAGCGCTGGACCGAGGCGTTGATGGTGTTGACCATGAGCATCGAGAACAGCCCGACCAGGGCCACCACCGGGTAGGCGATGGCCGGCACGCGGACCAGCCCCAGGACGACCTCCGCGGCCAGGAACGCCACGCCGCCGCCCAGGATCAACCGCAGCCGCGGACGGCGATCGCCCATGAAGGCCAGCACCAGCGAGCCACCCAGCGACCCGATGCCCATCACCGCAAACAGGGCCCCAAAGCCGGTGGCGTCCAGCCCCAGCGTGAAGCGCGCAAAGAGCGGGAGCAGGACCTGGAAGTTCATGGCGAAGATGCTCATCCCGCCCAACAGGACCAGCAGCCACAGCACGTTCGGGTTGCCGACCGCGTAGCGCACGCCCTCGGCCAGGCTGAACCGGATGCTGGGCCGGACCAATGGGACCGGCACACGGTGCAGGGTCGTACCGTCGATCAGCAGCAGGCAACCCAGGACCGCGGTGTAGGTCAGAGTGTTGACCCCGAAGTTGAAGGCGCTGCCGAACACGGCCAGGGCGACGCCGGCGATCGCGGGCCCTACCACGCGCGCCAGGTTGAACGATGCGCTGTTCAGGGCGATGGCCTGCAGCAGGTCCTCACGCGGCACGACCTCGGCCACGAACGACTGACGCACCGGCATGTCAAAGGCGCTGGTCACGCCCAGGATCAGTGCCAGGACCTGGATGTGCCAGATCTCGACCACGCCACTGAACGTGAGCCCGAACAGGGTGGCGGCCTGGAGCATGGCAAAGACCTGGGTGAGGAGCAGCAGGCCGCGCTTGTCGAACCGATCGGCCAGGACCCCGCCGATCGGGGCCAGGAACAGCGCCGGCGCGAACTGGAGGGCGATGACGGTTCCCACCTGGAAGGCCGATCCGCCCAGCTCCAGGACGAGCCACGGCTGTGAGACGCTCTGCATCCAGGTCCCGATCAGGCTGACCACCTGGCCGGACCAGTAGAGCCGGAAGTTCGTATGCCGCAGCGCTCCGAAGCCGCGGCCCATGGGCTCAGGCGCCTCCGAACAGGATGTCGCGGATTACCGGCGTGGGCGGCGTGCCATGGGCCAGCACGGACTCCAGGAAGGGGCGCCAGCGGAAGGAGGTGCCCTCGGCCTGCGCCCGCCGCCGCGCCTCGCGCTCGAGTTCAGTGATCTCGGTGTAGCCCAGGAAGTACTCGCACAGCTGGGTGCTCGACAGGCGGGCCCGATCCCACTTGGCGGCCGCCTCGGACTCCTCCTGGAATCCCTGTTCGACCATGAGCTTCATCGCCTCCTCGCGCTCCATGGCGCCGGTGTGGATGGCGATGTCCATCATCGTGTTGGTGATGGCCCGCAGGTAGAACTTCCAGTGGACCAGCATGAGGGCCGGGTCGTCGGCCCCGTAGCCGACGTCCATCATGACCTGGGTCACGTACACCGCCCATCCCTCGGCGAAGACGCCGGACTGGAAGATGGCCCGCACCAGCGAGGGGCATCGGTTCGAGTACGCCAGCTGGAGGTAGTGGCCCGGCACCGCCTCGTGGATGGTGAGCAGGCGAAGCATCCGGGCGTTGTCCTCGCGCAGGTACGACGCGCGCTGCTCATCGGTCCAGTCGTCGGGCATGGGCGTGATGGCGAAGAAGCTGGACAGCCCGCGGTCCAGCGGCCCGGGCGGAATCAGCATGGCGCCTCCGAAGGAGCGCATGAACTCGGGGGTCCACATGATCTCCAACGGTTCGTCCGCCAGGCCGATGAGCCCGATCTCGCGGCAGAAGGCCTCGATCCGCTCGTTCTCGGCGCGGCAGTACTCGAGCAGCTCGTCGGCGGCCGGGTGGTCCGCGGCGATGGCATCCAGGACGGCGCGGACTGCGACGTCGGGGTTGTCCGGCATGGGCTCCTTGCCCTTCCACGTCGGCCACAGTTCGCGGGCCAGGCGCTGCATCTCGGACCGCACCGCCTCGAAGGCCCCCAGCGCCCGCTCGCGCAGCTCGGACGGCTCCATCTCGACCCGCAGCGCGTGCCGGAACTTGGACCGGTACAGCGCCGTTCCCAACCGGAAATCCCCGGTCGCGTTTGGCAGCAGCTCGTCGCGGAGCCAGGCCCCGAATGCGTCGAGTGCCGTCTTGGCGTCCGCGGCGGCCGCCTCCAGCTCGGCGCGGAGCTCGGCCTGGACGGCGGAGTCCTCGATCTTGCCCGTCTCGGCGACCAGGGAGTCGGCCAGGTTGACGATGCCGGGCAGGCGCTCGATGGCCTTCTCGGTGTGGAACTGGGCCACCGGGCGCTCCCCGGGCTGGGACAGCGTGGCGCGCGCGGCCTCGATCGCCGCCGGCAACCCGCGCAGCCGCGCAGCGCCGCTGCGCAGCCGCTCGGGGAGTGGCGCGAACGGCCGTGCCAGGAGCGCGAACAGGCCGTTCCCGAACAGGTAGACGAAGACCAGCGGGTTCCAACGCTCCTCCTGGAGCGTCCCCTCGCTGAAGCGCATCGCGTCAGCCGCGCCGACCAGGATCCGGTGGTCGATGCGGTCGTCCCGCGACAGGGTGGTCGGATCGATGGCGCGCAGACGCTCCAGCGCCCCTTCGGCGAACGCCAGCCGGCCCGCCCGCCCGGCATCGGTCATGTCCGGCCACAGGCCGTCGTACTGGTGGTGCCCGATGTCGGTGGCATGCACCGGATGCAGGCGGAAGTACTCGGCCAGAAGCTCGTCAACCAGGGCGCGGAATTCCATCGCTACCTCGCGTGCGGGACGGGCCACTCATGGTAACGGCGTATCCTCCGCCGATGCCAACCCCGGACGCGGATGACCTCCGGCGAGCGCGGGAATTGCTGGCCCGCCACCCCCTCATCGACGGCCACAACGACCTGCCCTGGACGATCCGCAAATACCCAGCGGCGCCGG containing:
- a CDS encoding MFS transporter — translated: MGRGFGALRHTNFRLYWSGQVVSLIGTWMQSVSQPWLVLELGGSAFQVGTVIALQFAPALFLAPIGGVLADRFDKRGLLLLTQVFAMLQAATLFGLTFSGVVEIWHIQVLALILGVTSAFDMPVRQSFVAEVVPREDLLQAIALNSASFNLARVVGPAIAGVALAVFGSAFNFGVNTLTYTAVLGCLLLIDGTTLHRVPVPLVRPSIRFSLAEGVRYAVGNPNVLWLLVLLGGMSIFAMNFQVLLPLFARFTLGLDATGFGALFAVMGIGSLGGSLVLAFMGDRRPRLRLILGGGVAFLAAEVVLGLVRVPAIAYPVVALVGLFSMLMVNTINASVQRSVPDALRGRVMALYVTVFAGSGPLGGLFAGGVAQLLGPPAGFVLGAVLASIFLVLAAWGLGVFRSDIQRPFGVPAE
- a CDS encoding MFS transporter, with product MSGPAPRPNLTLGLLALAHSLIHMQSALMPLVYIAVIDEFGLNEAAIGLFIAVTTAVGGGMQLSYGLLTRYVARPVLIGVGQIVFGLSLVLAGLASTVGQLLAAISAARIGASPQHPVGNGILADAYPAERRGFAISTHIAGGNVGTVLVPFIGGALLAAVGWNTTLLLFGLPPLLVGVLVLWFIREDHQAYRREARASGSWIGQVREVLGRGDLMRILGAAVVSAGGRGLDIAAPFLLLYFRGPLGIDDDTVLWLYALLLVGAVVGPVLAGILSDRYGRRRTLIVYYLLSAVGILAVVLAGGNLLFLAPLLLPFGTAVFSEGPVLQAFMADRAVGPLRDVAFSIYFTAAFGIGALWAIVIGTIVAGVGYAPAFVVMAASYVAGAILISSVRDRPPSADG
- the ugpC gene encoding sn-glycerol-3-phosphate ABC transporter ATP-binding protein UgpC; the encoded protein is MATVTFDHITKRFTDEMVAVQDFNLEVSDGEFLVLVGPSGCGKTTALRCVAGLETISDGRLLIGERVVNDVAPKDRDIAMVFQSYALYPHMSVYDNLAFGLKLRKVPKAEIDRRVREAAAILDMERLLDRKPKALSGGQRQRVALGRAIVREPQVFLMDEPLSNLDAKLRVQTRAEILRLHQRLKTTVIYVTHDQVEAMTMGDRIAVMKDGVLQQVGTPQQLYDHPANVFVAGFIGSPAMNFMKARTDGSDLVAGELRLELADKAAEVVADRPAGSEVTIGFRPEHLELGNGVAGPAVKIPASVDVVEFMGDQELLHAQAAGGEMLALVSSDHRVKPGDRVEFRLGLDKLHLFDPSTELALLR
- the acs gene encoding acetate--CoA ligase, with the translated sequence MATTQPPADAATIENLLVEDRTFPPPPAFTARAIANDPDIYARTATDEGFEAFWAEESRRIDWIAPWRQVLQWDPPFAEWFVGGKLNVSANCLDRHVANGLGAKVAYYWEGEPGDQRTITYAELLADTCQMANALRELGVRKGDRVAIYMPMIPELPVAMLACARIGAPHSVVFGGFSADALAGRLDDAQCTTVITADGGYRKGATVPLKDNADDAMGRSPSVKHCIVVRRTAQDVAWQDGRDHWYHELVARQPTTAEPEVMDAEDLLYLLYTSGTTAKPKGIMHTTAGYLVGTASTHRYIFDIQPDDVYWCMADIGWVTGHSYIVYGPLANATTGVIYEGAIDFPDKDRWAQIAARHGVTILYTAPTAIRALMKYGASAFEHDDLSALRLLGSVGEPINPEAWAWYWQHIGGGRCPIVDTWWQTETGMILITPLPGITTLKPGSATFPFPGVKADVVDEAGNSVPLGGGGYLVLDRPWPAMLRGIYGDPERYRQTYWTRYPGRYFAGDGCKRDGEGYFWLLGRVDDVMNVSGHRISTTEVESALVSHPSVAEAAVVGRSDPITGQAIFSYVILRVGHEPSEELGEELREHVATVIGKLARPKQVLFTPDLPKTRSGKIMRRLLRDIAEQRVLGDVTTLADAGIVATIREQSGAGEDE
- a CDS encoding DUF885 domain-containing protein, which encodes MEFRALVDELLAEYFRLHPVHATDIGHHQYDGLWPDMTDAGRAGRLAFAEGALERLRAIDPTTLSRDDRIDHRILVGAADAMRFSEGTLQEERWNPLVFVYLFGNGLFALLARPFAPLPERLRSGAARLRGLPAAIEAARATLSQPGERPVAQFHTEKAIERLPGIVNLADSLVAETGKIEDSAVQAELRAELEAAAADAKTALDAFGAWLRDELLPNATGDFRLGTALYRSKFRHALRVEMEPSELRERALGAFEAVRSEMQRLARELWPTWKGKEPMPDNPDVAVRAVLDAIAADHPAADELLEYCRAENERIEAFCREIGLIGLADEPLEIMWTPEFMRSFGGAMLIPPGPLDRGLSSFFAITPMPDDWTDEQRASYLREDNARMLRLLTIHEAVPGHYLQLAYSNRCPSLVRAIFQSGVFAEGWAVYVTQVMMDVGYGADDPALMLVHWKFYLRAITNTMMDIAIHTGAMEREEAMKLMVEQGFQEESEAAAKWDRARLSSTQLCEYFLGYTEITELEREARRRAQAEGTSFRWRPFLESVLAHGTPPTPVIRDILFGGA